From Pusillibacter faecalis, one genomic window encodes:
- a CDS encoding MarR family winged helix-turn-helix transcriptional regulator: MSSFYTRLLQFAQQFQKFYTRQFSPMMEQSGLTMCEIDVLLFLANNPPYDTARDITLLRGLSKSQVSQAVDDLVAEGLLLRTPDQKDRRVVHLSITASGAPLVQRCQAIQEQCSQRLLSGLTPEEQSQFRSLLNTVLNTSIL, from the coding sequence ATGTCCAGTTTCTATACCCGTCTTTTACAGTTCGCCCAGCAATTTCAAAAATTTTATACCCGCCAGTTCTCTCCCATGATGGAGCAGTCCGGTCTGACCATGTGCGAGATTGATGTACTGCTTTTCCTGGCCAATAATCCCCCCTATGATACTGCCCGGGATATCACGCTCTTGCGTGGACTCTCCAAGTCTCAGGTCTCCCAGGCTGTCGACGATCTGGTAGCAGAGGGCCTGCTCCTGCGCACTCCTGACCAGAAGGATCGGAGGGTGGTTCATCTGTCCATCACTGCTTCGGGCGCTCCCCTGGTTCAAAGGTGCCAGGCTATTCAGGAGCAGTGCTCTCAGCGGCTTTTATCCGGTCTGACGCCTGAAGAGCAGTCTCAGTTTCGTTCCCTTTTAAATACCGTCTTGAACACCAGCATCTTATGA
- a CDS encoding MATE family efflux transporter — protein MSQKHVDLGSGSVGRLLLSLAAPTITSQIVNMLYNLVDRVYIGHMQPTDTVGKLALTGVGVCLPVILIISAFAALMAMGGAPRASIQEGRGNSREAERIMGNSFTLLVFASLILTLVFRIWAEPILLLFGASENTIGYALDYLNIYAIGTIFVQVTLGMNSYITAQGFTMTGMKTVLIGAVLNTILDPIFIFGLDMGVQGAALATVLSQAVSAAWVFRFLVGPQTRWHLRRENLRPVPSVFLPCLALGMSPFIMQSTESLITVCFNSSLLKYGGDIAVGAMTVLSSIMQFAMMPLQGLTQGAQPIISYNFGARNVQRVRDAFQVLLKACIAYSLTLWLLVQLFPQLFVLIFNDNPDLVNYASWALRIYMAATGIFGAQIACQQTFVALGNAKTSLFLAVLRKIILLIPLIYLLPLFFSDKVFAVFLAEPVADLLAVCTTVILFTIQFKKSLAELEQSPS, from the coding sequence ATGAGTCAGAAACATGTGGATTTAGGTAGCGGCAGCGTTGGAAGGCTTTTGCTCTCCCTGGCCGCGCCTACCATTACCTCGCAGATTGTCAACATGCTTTATAATCTGGTGGACCGGGTCTATATCGGCCATATGCAGCCCACCGATACCGTGGGCAAGCTGGCTCTCACTGGAGTGGGCGTCTGTCTGCCTGTGATCCTCATCATCTCCGCTTTTGCCGCGCTGATGGCCATGGGCGGCGCTCCCAGGGCATCGATTCAAGAGGGGCGTGGAAATTCCAGAGAGGCCGAGCGCATTATGGGCAACTCCTTTACCCTGCTGGTTTTTGCCTCTCTGATCCTGACACTGGTATTTCGGATCTGGGCAGAGCCTATCCTGCTGCTGTTTGGCGCCAGCGAGAATACCATCGGCTATGCACTGGACTATTTAAATATCTATGCAATCGGCACTATTTTCGTACAAGTAACTCTTGGTATGAACTCCTATATTACAGCCCAGGGTTTTACGATGACTGGCATGAAAACGGTGCTCATTGGCGCTGTTTTAAACACGATTCTGGACCCCATCTTTATTTTTGGGCTAGATATGGGTGTACAGGGTGCGGCCCTGGCCACGGTTTTGTCTCAGGCCGTGTCGGCGGCATGGGTTTTTCGCTTTTTGGTGGGTCCCCAGACCCGCTGGCACCTCCGCCGTGAAAACCTGCGGCCTGTGCCCTCCGTATTTTTGCCCTGTCTGGCCCTTGGGATGTCCCCTTTTATCATGCAAAGCACAGAGAGTCTGATTACTGTATGCTTCAACTCCTCCCTGCTGAAATATGGCGGTGATATCGCCGTCGGTGCTATGACGGTACTCAGCAGCATCATGCAGTTTGCCATGATGCCGCTGCAGGGCTTGACTCAGGGCGCCCAGCCTATCATCAGCTATAACTTCGGCGCACGAAACGTTCAGCGGGTCCGCGACGCCTTTCAGGTACTTTTAAAAGCCTGCATCGCTTACTCCCTCACCCTGTGGCTGTTGGTGCAGCTGTTCCCTCAGTTGTTTGTGCTGATTTTTAACGATAACCCAGATCTGGTGAACTACGCCTCCTGGGCACTGCGGATTTATATGGCTGCAACTGGAATTTTTGGCGCTCAGATTGCCTGCCAGCAGACCTTTGTGGCACTGGGCAACGCCAAAACTTCTCTCTTTCTGGCTGTCCTGCGGAAAATCATTCTGTTGATTCCCCTGATCTATCTCCTCCCCCTCTTTTTCTCAGACAAGGTGTTCGCTGTCTTTCTGGCCGAGCCGGTAGCAGATCTGCTGGCAGTATGCACCACAGTCATCCTCTTTACTATTCAGTTTAAAAAGAGTCTGGCGGAATTGGAGCAGTCACCCTCCTGA